GGTGCGTTCTGGTGCGGTCAGGTGATGCTGAAACATGATACTCTACATTACCAAGGTTCCACCAGGAGAAAAACTTATACGGATTCCAGAAGGGTCCGTCCATCCTGTTCTGGGTTTCTGGAGACAGCCTCGGCTTACGATGGACGAGGAGGACGCCAGGGGCCGGGAGCTCCAAGCCCAGGCCCAGGACCAGGATTTATCCTGTGGAACTgatctgctccagaccaggaccaggaccaggaccaggatttaTTCTAAATTACTGTAATAAATCAATAAACCCCATTAAAAAGCTACTTATTTGTGATGTTCTGTAGTCTGAACCTGGACGTTACTGAAGAGGctgtgaccagcagggggcgccataAACCACCAAATCAGTCCAATCCAGTCAAATCACTCACTGACATGTTCATGATCATCgtcatcatcctcatcttcatcatcaccatcatcttcatcaccaccaTGATCATTATCTTCATCacaatcatcatcattatttttATCATCGTCCCCATTATAATCATCTtcgtcatcatcttcatcattatcatcatcttcatcttcaccttCGTCACCAGACATCTAAcagacttgttttgttttttgtttttttgtttttttaattaaatgatgATAGAGGTTGGATGTACTGATCAGGTTGGATGAAGGTTGGATGTACTGATCAGGTTGGATGAAGGTTGGATGTACTGATCAGGTTGGATGAATCGTTGAAAATTCAGTTTAATGACTCAGTTTTAAATTTCTGAAGTTTGGTAAAATGTTTGGAGATTCACTGCAGAGGACAGTCCACTTGGTCCGCCCTCTTAACTCCGCTTTGATGGCGAGCACATCAGCCGCTATGCTTAGCTCACCAGCCACCATGTTGGCACATCAGCCGCCATGTTTGGAACATCAGCCTCCATGTTTGGCACATCAGCCGCCATGTTTGGAACATCAGCCACCATGTTTGACACATCAGCCGCCATGTTTGGCACATCAGCTGCCATGTTGGCACATCAGCCGCCATGTTTGGAACATTAGCCACCATGTTGGCACATCAGCCGCCATGTTTGGAACATCAGCCGCCATGTTGGCACATCAGCCGCCATGTTTGGAACATCAGCCACCATGTTTGACACATCAGCCACCATGTTTGGAACATCAGCCGCCATGTTTGGCGCATCAGCCGCCATGTTGGCACATCAGCCGCCATGTTTGGCACATCAGCTGCCATGTTGGCACATCAGCCGCCATGTTTGGCACATCAGCCGCCATGTTTGGCACATCAGCTGCCATGTTCAGTTGCCAGCCAGCCGCAGGAGGCCTCTCGGCCCTCCGGGACAGATTCGGCGTTTGACCATGTTTTCGGTCGACTGTGTGAGTTTCCAGTTTCTCGCTGGAGGTTTTCGCCTCCATCTGGAGTCCTGGTGTATTTTCACCTTTACACGTGTTCTTGGTTCcgtggcgaggaggaggagggagcccTTCTCTGGTCTGAGGCTTGtggtttcagagtgtgtgtgacagtcagGGTGTGTTCTGCAGAAAAATGCTGCGGGTTCAACCAGTCACGTGACCACAAGGGAACAGAGCTCAAATGTCCCACTGTCTGTGAACTCGCCTCAGGTGTGTGTCATTCCCGGCACacctgaaatacacacacagacgcgcgcgcgcgcggctgtgggcggagccagccTCGGAGTTTGGTTCGTGCGTAACGCAGCGCGGCTCTTTACGCACGCAGACCTCAGGGAGCGCAGCAGCACGAGCGCAGAAAGCGGCCGAggcagaggcggaggaggaTCAGCCGCTCGAGCTTCAGGAACCCGGGAGGATGGGTGAGTGACgagccagctccagctccgAGGCTCTGAGGTCCTCTGGGGGACTCTGGGGGACTCTGGGGGACTCTGGGGGACTCTGGGGGACTCTGGGTAGGAGGGGGGTCCGGGCTCAGCGGTGATCTGATCCACTGAACTCCATGAAGGAGGTTTTCTCTGAGCTGGATCTGCGAACCCGGGTCTTTCTGTTGGGaccctttcctcctcctcaggttgtttggttcatgttttcagacagaaaaggTGAAAGGATGAGCTGACTGGAGATGAAATGGTGAATATTTAAATCGGTGTTAAGCAGTCGGAAGagtccaggagagtctgaaACCGGAACGCTGATCTGAGGAACCGATCTCTTCAGGAACTGATCCGATCGGGGCTCAAACGCAGCAGCCGATCTGGAACTAAGACCAGGACCCAGGAGTCCCAGAGCCTGTCACCCAGAGGAGTGATTGATGAGGCTGGCCCCGCCCTCTGCAGGTCACAGTGGCCATGGCAGGAAATGACTGAAGGGGTCCAAGAGCAGGACTGCAGGTCTGGAACCCCTGAACCGTCGCTTCAGCCTCACAGACCAGAAGAAAAGCCGCTTCGCTTtgaaaacaactttattttcaGATTAGAAGAGATTCAGGTTTTACTCCTCATCGGAGACGGAGGCGTGGGCCCGGTCCACTGGTCCCGGTCCACTGGTCCCCCCAGACCCAAAGGTTCCAACAGGAGCAGAAGGTCTCCCGGCCGCGGTTTGAGTCCCGCCGGCCCGGCCGGGCGGAGCAGTGCGTCACAGGATCTGGTTCCACAGCCGCCCTTTCCGGTAGAACCGGTCCATCCGGTGTGGAGCCGTGACGGCAGCACTTTCAGCTGACGGTTCCCTACCTGCactcacctctgacctctgacctctgacctctgccctccACACCACCACAACCTCACCGTGAAGACAGACGCTGGAGGACTCTGGACAGGGTCCCCGGTCTGATCTCCAGTCTGGAAATGTTCCGATTCTGATTCCACTTTCAGAAAGAAACTGAAGTCTGGACTCTCCAGAACCTTTAGTCTCCATAATCCAGATCCTTTAGTCCAGACACTGACTCTGGACCGGGCAGGACCCCCTCTGGACCCCCGGAGACCCCCAGGGCCTGAACCACTGCCTCCCGGTCTGGCTCGCTCtctgttcctcatgtttgtGATTTTGTGACTGAAgatcagatgtttgttttgtgacctttgacctttgagcagcagctctctctGTCCTAATCCCTCCGTGTCCAAACATCCGTCCTCCTCCAGAAGTCCAAAGGTCGGCTGACCTGTGACGCCGGGGCCATGGACGTCCGTCTGCAGGGCAACTCGCAGCTCCACTTCGCTGTCAACGGGGGCGCCGCCGGTCCCAACGCCAGGCCAGCAGTGAGTACCCCGCCGGGCCACCGCAGACCTGCAGGGACCGCTGCCGGAGGTCATAGGACCACGAGACCTCTGGtgggactgaggtctcagaggtggactgaggtctcagaggtgaaCGCATTGGTTGGTCAGCTCCTGGGTCTCGAGGCACCGGGGGGGATGAGGTTCTCCCTGAGTCCCTTCAGTCTCGGGAGtgtgagacctcagtcctcctctgagtcctcagtcctcctctgagacctcagtcctcctctgagacctcagtcctcctctgagtcctcagtcctcctctgagacctcagtcctcctctgagtcctcagtcctcctctgagacctcagtcctcctctgagacctcagtcctcctctgagacctcagtcctcctctgagtcctcagtcctcctctgagacctcagtcctcctctgagacctcagtcctcctctgagacctcagtcctcctctgagacctcagtcctcctctgagacctcagtcctcctctgagacctcagtcctcccctgagacctcagtcctcctctgagtcctcagtcctctgagtcctcagtcctcctctgagtcctcagtctctgcttcctctagGAAGACGTGGTGGACTGAGGAGGTCTTGTCCTGGAAGTCTTCCTTCCCCCATCCTCTAATGTCCccagtggaggacagcagctccgtCCTCCACTGTAACAGTGCTGCTGGAGACCTGCTCTCCcccctgaggcgccggacggtctGACAGgaggtagtcctcctccatgtcctcctggactcctccagacccagttcttcctccacagccaatcagactgtggttctctggtcctgctggttcctgtcaGCCATTCTGGACTCTAAAGGACTCCGTCTTCAGTccttacttcctgtctccaccaccgggttctGGGGTTCTGCCACCACAGTAGAGGTCTCTGGGCCAGTAGTGGTACCTGGTTCAGCAGTAGTCGCTGGTTCAGctgtttgtggggggggggggggggggggggggggtggtctgTAGAACCAGTCCAGATCCCAGAGTTTTAGAAAtgacttggtttgtcttttGGCAGCAGGACGACACGCTGCACTTCCTGACCCAGGAGGAGAAGGACTGCATCCGGTTCTTTGAGAACACCATCGACTCACTGGAAGAAAACCTCGAGGACgccagaaccaggaccctggagagaCCGCCTGCCAGGGACCACATGGACGGACcgcccgcctccgcctccgGCTCCGGCGCCGGGGTCAACACTCCGGCTCCATTCACCAGTAAAGACCAGGACATCATCGACCTGGTCCGCCCAGATCCGGACCTGGTGCCGACCAGAGACCACTTCAGCTTCAGCGGTCCAGgtagacctccagacccccttCACTTGGTTTCTGGTTCTCTGAATGATCTGAAAGATTTTTCACAACAAAAGTCTTCATcagctttaaaggaatactccgaagactTTGGACCCACGCCCGATCCCGATCtctgacaaagtgagacaagctcataaataccttttttgtgtctgtgcgtccagtggctggatcccagctgttagcatcgtagttagcttagctcaattgctggacgTGAAGAGGAGTCAGAGCCAGattgatgaaagtggacaaaatcctccttcagtggtccaggggacggcgtattagcacgtgaagtaaatccgaaatcattttaaaagacgtgttttcttttcaatccgttaaaataaagttttgatacacagacctgcgcatggcagaGCTCTGGAAGGAAATACcagagcacagcggctgagtctatggctgctgccgctgtgctccggtatttCCTTCCAGAGCTCTgccatgtgcaggtctgtgtatcaaaactttattttaactgattgaaaagaaaacacgtcttttaaaatgttttatagccattcggatttactttacgtgctaatacgccgtcccctggaccactgaaggaggattttgtccactttcatcagtccggctctgactcctattgacttccagcaattgagctaagctaactacgatgctaacagctgggatccagccactggacgcacagacacaaaaaaggtatttatgagcttgtctcactttggatccacgccctatcccgatcattgaCAAagtctttggagtattcctttaaaaaactGATCCTGAATCTGAACTTAGTGACACAATGTGATCCTGATGAGACTGTCTTGGACTGGACGGACTTCTCAGAACCAGAACTCTTCCGTCATGAGCAGAAACCTTTCGGTCCAGACCGACCGGATTCCTTCTTGCATTCTCGTTCTTTAAAACATCACTAATAAAGTTTCTTCAGGCTGTTTGTGAAACTCGGTTTGAGGCTTTGCTGGATTTCCGGCAGACGGATTTGGTGAAGTCTTGTCTGAGATTCTGACACGTCGGTTCTAGATTCACTTTCAAAGCTGGACCCGGAAACTGGTCTGGAGAGACTTcatttcccttcttcttcctttcagaCTTCCAGAGTCTGATTCCGGCTCCTGAAAGCCACTTCGAGGTGAAGCCCAGATGGGATCCGGCAGAGGGCTTCTCTCCAGACTACAGTGCGACGGACCCCCATACCTACCACCCCCCCGGCTGCGTCCCCACCCCGGTCCTGATAGCCCAGAAGATAGCCGAGAACCGGGGAGGCGGAGCCTCCGGCGTGGAcccgtcctccatcctccgtcGCATCAGTCTAGAATCTGACAAACCGCAGGGGGGTCCTCCCACCTCCGCCAAGCCCACCCGGCTACCGGCCAACATCAGCATGGTCCTCGGCAACCGGGAccagcaggcccaggcccagTCCCTGTCCCAGTCCCTGGCCAACGTCAATATTCAAGAGAGGCGGGCGCAGATGCTGGCCAACCTGTCCGGGACGTCCCaccctctgctgcaggacaACCCGTCCGGGACGTCCCaccctctgctgcaggacaACCCGTCCGGGACGTCCCaccctctgctgcaggacaACCCGTCCGGGACGTCCCaccctctgctgcaggacaACCCGTCTGGGACGTCCCaccctctgctgcaggacaACCCGTCCGGGACGTCCCACCCTCTGCTGGCGGCGGAGAAGAAGACCCGGAACGTCCCGACTCGCAGCATCTCCTTCAGGGACCCCACACCAGACAAATCCAGGATGGAGGCCCTGTCCAAGCTGGGTCTGAACCGGAGCCGAGCCATGTCTGGGGGTCCCACGCTCTTTGACGGTCCCGATGGAAACTCAGTGAGACCCCCGACGGGTGCAGATGCTGGAGCCAGACTCCTGGATCCCGGTCCTGCCCTGATGCTGGAGACTCCGCCGCCGTCTCTCGGCTACGCCAGGTCTGACGGAAAACCCGAGGTTCTGCGGAGTGATTCCCGAAGGAGCTATGAAGAGGGAAGCCCCCAGCCCAGTCCTTCCCCCACCCCGGCCCCCCAGACCGGCTACCACCCGTCTCCTCTGGACCACAAGCCcgccgtctctcctccaccagaggtCACCTCCATCGAGATCAACAGCTACGGCGGGAAGTCCATGGTGGTCAACCCTTCTGTGACCCCAAGGAGCGAGTCCTCCGGTTCTCCGACCCCCCCCGACTGCAGAACCGTGTCCATGAGCCGGACCGACCTCCCCGACATCCTCAGCTCCCACATCGACAGGAGCCAGCCGGCCCCCGCCGGACccgagccgccgccgggccACTTCAGCAGCTACGGCGGGCGGAGCCTGCACATCACCCCCGCCGGCTTCGGGAaccgccgccccgccccgcccccggccccgagACCCCCCCGGCACTCCCACCAGGCCCAGGTGACCCAGCAGCTGGCGGCGTCCCGAGCCCTGTCCCCCGATCACAAGCGGAAACCCAACCTGTTCCGGCCCCAGTCCATCACCGTGGAGTTCTGCGGACGAGGACCGACCGACGAGTCGCGCAGGGCGGCGCTGAGGAAGCTGGGGCTGCTGAACGACTCCTGATCCGGGTCAGGCTCCAGACCCGGCCAGCTGTTCACCCTGAAACCCACGATCCACGCAGGACTCGGTGGCACTGCGCACAACTTATCTGAAATACAGAGAGGCGTCCTAACCCTGACCTCTAACCCCTGACCTCTCACCCACAACCCGCAAGCCCCTGACCCCGACCCGAACCCAGGTCTCACTGGAGTCAAGACTTGGCCTTCCTCGTGAACTTTGAGAACCTTCTTGGTTTCCAGGGACAATGGCAACTGAaaacttttattctgaaagtctTTGACCTTTCAGTGGCCGTGGGCTTTTTGGTGAATCCCGCTGCTCTTCATCCAGCGCCCATCTGGACTCTTCACGGCCAACTTCACCCAAGTGTCCAAAGCGACTGTGACCCGGATCCACACCTGCAGTCCAGACCCGGACTTGGGGTCCAGACCCGGACTTGGGGTCCAGACCCAGTCTTGGAGTCCAGACCCGGACCTGGGGTCCAGACCCGGACTTGGGGTCCAGGCCCAGACCTGGGGTCCAGGCCCGGACTTGGGGTCCAGGCCCGGACTTGGGGTCCAGGCCCGGACCTGGGGTCCAGGCCCGGACCTGGGGTCCAGGCCCGGACCTGGGGTCCAGGCCCGGACCTGGGGTCCAGACCCGGACCTGGGGTCCAGGCCCTGAAGGATTCATTTATTGCCGTTGCTGTTGAAAgggtctctgctgtgtgtgaccTTTGAACCGTGACTCGTCTCATCCCGGGAACAGTCTGGACCCAGACTCGGGgtctctgcaggtttctcaGACCTGCACCCGTCGGAGGGATGCCGTGTCTCCTCTGTGAACGAGGCGTTCAGGGTCTCTGTAAATCTCAGCTCtggtgtttctgcagctgcaggtttttACTCCTCAGTAAAACCAAACCTGGAACTGGATCACCAAAGCCACAACGGGGAACCCGGTCGCATGAGATGGTCCTgttgaacatgtgtgtgtgtgtgtgtgtgtgtgcgagtgtgtgtgagactccgCCCACTGTAGTTCTCTACAGTAACTCTTGAAGTGTGTTTTGTCGACAGACTCCGGTTCTCTGCAGTTCAGCTGCAGTTATTTGAAGTATCTGATGGTGCAAAGATTCAGGGGACGACCCGATGTCCAGAGAGACTGTCCACTACTGGTCTGGACAGGTCCTGGACCAACCCCGGACTGGAGGGACAGCTTGAGGTCTCGATGCTGGTATCTGGTTTGCAGATGGCGGCTCTTCGTACAAATCAGGAAATAAGGGTTGAAACATATTATAATCTGGGAAAGGGGAACATGGTGTctggtccacttcctgtcctgtAGTGTACTTCCTGTCTTCTTCcgtcttcatttcctgtttcgTGTGACTTCACATTAAAGTCCGGTCAttgaataaagaataaaaactgccgtttgtgtttcttcagaaaacttGGCTCCTTGTGAAAGTTCCATGTAGAGAAGCAGAAGTCAGTgaggctgatgtcaaattacacacAGAGCTCCTTCATTTGCTCCGGGTCAGACGGACGGCTCCGGTTCGGGGttcaaaataacatttctaGCACTGGAACCAAAACTTCCTGAGAAACGAAATCGGGCCATCAGCGGGACTGGTAGCAGGAGGATAATGATGTCGGTGTCAAATTACGTCATCATGGGGGCTGTGGGGACgcgggcggctgtggttcagtggggagagcagtcgtccccaAATCACGGGTTGTGAGTTTgattcccgtctcccccgtctgcgtgtcgaagtgtccttggggaagacGCGTAAGATGACATCTGAAATGATGAACACCTGAAAACGTTCAATCTGCCGCCACAAACGCTCATCCAACCAGGAGCCAGCGTGGAGTCAACCAAACACCACTGCTTGCTAAGCTAGCATGTGAGGATTAATAATTCCAGGAATTGAACATTTCCGGCAGCAGAAGTTTGAGCAGGTGCTGACCAGCACTCCGACTTCCAGTCAAATGTTTCTTTCAAAAACcagaaaatcaatcaaatcaaagtcACAACGAAGCAGCTACAAGctagcagcagctgcagctagCGGCAGCTACAAGCTAGCGGCAGCTGCAGCTAGCGGCAGCTACAAGCTAGCGGCAGCTGCAGCTAGCGGGCAGCGTGCCGGTCGCGGGCGATCAATAAAGCTTTCAGGACTCTGATTCcatcaaaagacaaaacatttatttaatgtgGCGTCAAAATAAAGTCTCAATAGCGGCGTTGCTGACcacgaggctggtgtcaaactaCACATACCATCAGCCAACCACGAAACAAGATGAGCCAGGAAAGATGTCTGAACAAAGAGGCTGAGGTCAAATTACATGCAAGTTCACGCGTGGAGAGTTTCTCCagcaaagaagaaagaaaaagcagaacgCTGGCGTcggttcttcttctcctgaaCTCCAAGCAAACGGTGGAAATCAGCAACGTTCCGCTTCTCaacgaggctggtgtcaaatgacCTGCCAGCAGACCGGCGCTGCGCTGCTGGAGCGTCGACAGAAGGACATCCGGGACAAGACGGAGCTCAGACGAAGTCCTACGgcgaggctggtgtcaaattacatgcAAGAAGAAGAGCTGTGATCACTGCAGTGACGAGCAGTCCACTGATCCACCGATCCGTCCACGGACGCCGCAGAACCCGCCACTCCGACCCACTCGGCGACCTCCGGCGGCCCGGTGGGACGCCGTCTTCCGTCCATCAGACGTCCCGCCAGAAGGCGTCCCGAGAAAGAGAGAACTAAACTACAACCCAAACTTCCCGCTCCGTCCGGCGTTTGTCTTTCACGTGTCTGGGCGTGACGGAGGAGCTGACCCCGCCTCTTCCTGTCTGGCCACGCCTCCgctccgcctccgccgccgctccgcagGTCGTTGTTATGAGTTCTggcttttaatttgtttgtcatctcagacagaaacagacgaAACAGGAAAGGcgccctcgccgccgccgccgcctcttctcctcttcctcctcctcttcctcctcctcttcctcctcctcttctcctcctcttcctcctcccaggTTCCGGTCTGCTGGCGGGTCAACAGGTGCCTGgaggactctctctctctctctctctcttgctggtTGAGGACCGGCTGCCCTCcgatcttctctctctctctctgtctctcttgcTCGCTCGGCCGGAGACAGACTCCCATCAGCGTctcctggaggacagagaggacgtTCACTGTAGAGACGCCCGAGAGACACCGGTCCCTGGAGGGACTGGCCTACCTTCCCCCGGTCTTGAAGATGAGGTCTGCGTTGGGCGCGCCCTTCGGGTGCTGGTAGCGAGGACGGCGCTCCCGGTTGGTGTTGGCCGGCGCCGGACGCTGAGCCAGGGACTGCATCATCTCTGGAACAGCAGGACAGTGTGAGGGGACGGACAGAGGACACCAGAGGACGACAGAGACGGAGTCCAGCTGGGACTGAGGGACAGACGTAGTCTACCTGGGCCCAGTATTTCAAACAGAATCCACCAGGATTAATCCTGGACTGGATTAAACCCAGATCTGATCCTAAACTGGGGATTTCAAACAGCATTTCATCTTGATCATTTAAATCCAGATTTGGAAATCCAGTCCTGCCTTTAATCCAGACTTCAGCCTGTGTTGGGTATTTCAAAACTTCAGTCCCAAATCTGGATCAGTTTATCCTGAAAGCAGCATGAAGGTAATCCTCCTCAGGTGGATCAGAGCGATCCAGGTATCAGTTCCACAGAGACTCGTCCTCAGAGAGCTTTTCCTGGCATGCCTCATTAATCAGTCATTAGTATAAAGATCGTTTTAATAAGTTAAACCTCttcatgttcagtttttttttgttgaacagaaaaaaaatccagatttcaCATTTGTCAACTGAAAAGTGATTCAAACAGCAAAACTTCCTCGACCCAAAACTGTGACACTAAACTCAGAGTTCTCTCACTGCTTCTCCAGTCACTGTTTCTGACTCCatgtgttctgctgcagctcgggGACTCTTGTTGGTTCCTCAGCAGAACCTGCTGCTGCGGCTCAGTTTCCATCgtcttcctccaccttcaccacaTCTGGCTGCTGAAGCGGCGGGAGGAGCGGTCAGAAGAGCTTCGCCCAGCTGGATTTCTCCCAGAAGTTCTACAATACTATTGTTTTGCCTTCCtgttcagtgaagctgctggatgtcTCACGTCTGTCTCATGTCTTTATTCCATCACACCAGTCTGTGACGTCCTTTTATAAAATGCATCTCAGAATCTGAAGGTCAGTGACGAGACGGCGGTttgaccagagacctgaggagAACGCCGACTCCATCAACAGAAAGGACTCTGAACGACTCTGGGACACTTTTGCTTTTGCTGCATTAACTTCTGAAAGAtctctgcagcctgaagacCCGCACTCGGTCTGCTGTCTGTGACCCTGAGGACGGCTGGTCCAGGGGCGTCCCAGAGGACCAGGATTATTCTGATCCAATCCAGCACAGTCTAGAAATACCGGGACAGAAGGTCCTGATCCATGGATCAGGAAAGTGGGATTTGGAAATCTGGATCAATTTCATctggatttcattttttcaaataCTGGGCCCaggagacggacggacggagtcCAGCTGGAGACCGGCAGAGACGGAGTCCAGCTGGAGACCGGCAGAGACGGAGTCCAGCTGGAGACCGGCAGAGACGGAGTCCAGCTGGAGACCGGCAGAGACGGAGTCCAGCTGGGACTTTCTAACGGACCCAGCAGTATCTGAGCGGTGGGTTCAGATTCTAGAA
The sequence above is drawn from the Salarias fasciatus chromosome 17, fSalaFa1.1, whole genome shotgun sequence genome and encodes:
- the LOC115404551 gene encoding proline and serine-rich protein 2 isoform X2, with protein sequence MDVRLQGNSQLHFAVNGGAAGPNARPADDTLHFLTQEEKDCIRFFENTIDSLEENLEDARTRTLERPPARDHMDGPPASASGSGAGVNTPAPFTSKDQDIIDLVRPDPDLVPTRDHFSFSGPDFQSLIPAPESHFEVKPRWDPAEGFSPDYSATDPHTYHPPGCVPTPVLIAQKIAENRGGGASGVDPSSILRRISLESDKPQGGPPTSAKPTRLPANISMVLGNRDQQAQAQSLSQSLANVNIQERRAQMLANLSGTSHPLLQDNPSGTSHPLLQDNPSGTSHPLLQDNPSGTSHPLLQDNPSGTSHPLLQDNPSGTSHPLLAAEKKTRNVPTRSISFRDPTPDKSRMEALSKLGLNRSRAMSGGPTLFDGPDGNSVRPPTGADAGARLLDPGPALMLETPPPSLGYARSDGKPEVLRSDSRRSYEEGSPQPSPSPTPAPQTGYHPSPLDHKPAVSPPPEVTSIEINSYGGKSMVVNPSVTPRSESSGSPTPPDCRTVSMSRTDLPDILSSHIDRSQPAPAGPEPPPGHFSSYGGRSLHITPAGFGNRRPAPPPAPRPPRHSHQAQVTQQLAASRALSPDHKRKPNLFRPQSITVEFCGRGPTDESRRAALRKLGLLNDS
- the LOC115404551 gene encoding proline and serine-rich protein 2 isoform X3: MDVRLQGNSQLHFAVNGGAAGPNARPAQDDTLHFLTQEEKDCIRFFENTIDSLEENLEDARTRTLERPPARDHMDGPPASASGSGAGVNTPAPFTSKDQDIIDLVRPDPDLVPTRDHFSFSGPDFQSLIPAPESHFEVKPRWDPAEGFSPDYSATDPHTYHPPGCVPTPVLIAQKIAENRGGGASGVDPSSILRRISLESDKPQGGPPTSAKPTRLPANISMVLGNRDQQAQAQSLSQSLANVNIQERRAQMLANLSGTSHPLLQDNPSGTSHPLLQDNPSGTSHPLLQDNPSGTSHPLLQDNPSGTSHPLLAAEKKTRNVPTRSISFRDPTPDKSRMEALSKLGLNRSRAMSGGPTLFDGPDGNSVRPPTGADAGARLLDPGPALMLETPPPSLGYARSDGKPEVLRSDSRRSYEEGSPQPSPSPTPAPQTGYHPSPLDHKPAVSPPPEVTSIEINSYGGKSMVVNPSVTPRSESSGSPTPPDCRTVSMSRTDLPDILSSHIDRSQPAPAGPEPPPGHFSSYGGRSLHITPAGFGNRRPAPPPAPRPPRHSHQAQVTQQLAASRALSPDHKRKPNLFRPQSITVEFCGRGPTDESRRAALRKLGLLNDS
- the LOC115404551 gene encoding proline and serine-rich protein 2 isoform X1 — its product is MDVRLQGNSQLHFAVNGGAAGPNARPAQDDTLHFLTQEEKDCIRFFENTIDSLEENLEDARTRTLERPPARDHMDGPPASASGSGAGVNTPAPFTSKDQDIIDLVRPDPDLVPTRDHFSFSGPDFQSLIPAPESHFEVKPRWDPAEGFSPDYSATDPHTYHPPGCVPTPVLIAQKIAENRGGGASGVDPSSILRRISLESDKPQGGPPTSAKPTRLPANISMVLGNRDQQAQAQSLSQSLANVNIQERRAQMLANLSGTSHPLLQDNPSGTSHPLLQDNPSGTSHPLLQDNPSGTSHPLLQDNPSGTSHPLLQDNPSGTSHPLLAAEKKTRNVPTRSISFRDPTPDKSRMEALSKLGLNRSRAMSGGPTLFDGPDGNSVRPPTGADAGARLLDPGPALMLETPPPSLGYARSDGKPEVLRSDSRRSYEEGSPQPSPSPTPAPQTGYHPSPLDHKPAVSPPPEVTSIEINSYGGKSMVVNPSVTPRSESSGSPTPPDCRTVSMSRTDLPDILSSHIDRSQPAPAGPEPPPGHFSSYGGRSLHITPAGFGNRRPAPPPAPRPPRHSHQAQVTQQLAASRALSPDHKRKPNLFRPQSITVEFCGRGPTDESRRAALRKLGLLNDS